gttcaaTTTAGTTTGGTTCAGGTTTAATAAGTTAAGTGCAGTCCAAATTTAATAAGTTCAGTTTAGTTTGGTTCAAGTTAACAAATTCAGTTCAGGTCCATTGAGTTCAATTCAGTTACGTTCAGTACAATTAATTTTtgtttattatattaattttttatattaatttttttttgttattatcaCTTTGCcaatttaatttaatactaTTTGTGACCCGAGTGATGCcccaaattattattattattattattattattattattattattattattattattattattattaccacTTTAAATATCATATTTGCCCATCACATCAATCTAACTTTTAAATTTACAAATCGTTTAACATCCATACCTAATCCTAATTAATCAATGTCACAACATTTAttcaagtcgatttgaaaaATCTCAGTAAACCACAGACCCAATAATACCCGAATTAATACCCCTTGCATTATGAGTTTAGACGTAGGGTTGGGAGGAACGTCGGTCTTGATGGGTCCTGGCAATAAGGGAGCAACTTGATTCCGTGCGAGCCTTGACGTCAATCTATGTAAGGCGGTTGTGTAAGGGGGTGCGATTATGCAGGAGAGACCGAGGATGAAAGTTATCGAGCCTCCTAAGTACCATGGATCGTTTTTTCTTGCGCTTTTATGAATGGATCGAACACCTATCCAAGCCAAGCTCTTTGTCGACTCGTGATTCTATCTTTGCTTTAGTCAGTAAaatttatttctctctcttctcttagcaataacaaagaaaaaatgaaaGCATAAATTGGGAAATGAGCACGAAATTTTAATATATTAATTGTTTCATTATTCGTTATTTCTGGGTCTTCACGGCGGGATATATTGGTAGTTGTAGAtcatttgattgaaataaaatttggaATGGGTACACTTGATGATCCACTCTAGTTTCAATTTTTCACTTTAACAATTTACTATTCTGCTTGGTTTTTTGTTTAtagtcttattttttattactaGTAGCCATGCAGAACCAATAGGGTTCCATTCTCCTAATTCATTCTATATATAGACTGGTTTAGGTTCAATTTAGAACTAGCCTGCCTTGTCCtatctagagagagaaatgagtatcttagaaaaaaaatgaagtatTAAGtataaaagaaaaggaaaacatAAGGAAAATGAAATGTTGCTGGTGAAGGGCTTTGAACCTCAAACCATACGAAAACTAATTTCAGTGTGCTTATAAACAATAAACTTCATGCTTTTGCGACTCATATATATTGCTAAGTAATTATGAAGTGTTTTCTTGGCTTTTAAGGGTTATGGAAGTACGGGGTTACATTTTTTATTAACGCAAATAAATGTTACTTTGTATTTTTTATAGTGCGAATGAGGGCACAAATTACCAATGGTTGAAGGGATTtcgaatttattaatttatcataCACAAGCTCTCAGTTAGACCTTATTGGTAAGGAAAGAAGTTACTCACACCATCCCTTGTTGTTTGCCACGTGTCCTAAAAATGCTTTATTAAGAATTGTGTTGGATggaattgaaaagaaaaaaatggtGGGTCAAGTGTGTTTTATGtgggaaatgataaatccaaggaagaatttcacttcttccaaggaaatcacctttaaaaaaatgtggatttccttggaagaagtaaaattttccttggatttatcacttcccgTTTTATGTGAACGTAAAATTTTGGTCTCATGCCCTTCTTTGTAATGGGACAATCTTTAGAGATGGGGCAAAATAGCTAATGGGTCAAACAAAAAGGGATGATGGAGTATAACAAAATTGTACTCAAGTGCTTTGTGAgaaatactaattcaataatatCCCAAGTGAATAGTGATCGGATTACCACTCCTCTTGCACCCCGAGTGATGAGTATGACACATAATTTCTAAGCTACTCCTTCCGttcttttttattctttacgcaTTCCGTTTTGGAAGTCTTTTATTAGTTTTTAAGGTTGGaatatttcattttatattGCAATATAAATTCCCTAATATTATTTCAAAATGGtgttaaatgattattttaatcaacCAAATTCATTTGTACAATAAATCTCATACACTTTCTCATTGGGGCTTTAAATCTTTTACATTTTTACATTGGGGCattagttttttttgtttttccaatgcaatattttgttaaaagtgaaaatattattacGAGTAATAAACGTAATCTGCATGCATTATCTAATTAGAAAAAGAATGATTTTTTATCCACAATATTAACTAGTTGTTGAATCCATGTTTGATACTAAATCTAAATACTAAAAAGGGACAGAGGAAGTAGTTGGACAGAGAGAGTATGCTTAGggataacaaatataaaatagTACGTGCCCAAAATGATTCATCTAAAAAATCAAGCTTTATTTGGTGGAATTGGTGGGAAACTCATTTTCTAACTTGAAAGTCACAAGTACAAGTCTCGAAAATTGTGTTATAGTTGAGAGTGAGTGGTAATTCTCTTATCACCCCCTACGTACTCACTGATATGACATATATAAATGATTGTTCCGTAAGATCCTTCATCTTAGccataaattaaaattaaaataatttacaaaAAAACAAGTTAGGGAAAATCCCCGCTTCtctctctaatttttttttatcttctctCCCCACTCACCGCTTCCACCATTAAAGCATCGGTCTCCATCTCGTTGGCAATCGGTGATGTGACCTCACCAGATCACCATCATCGGTGATTCATACGTGTTTAATTTTGTCTTCTGTCTTTTCAGTTACGTCATCCAAAGAGTGCTCTCAAAAGGTTTTTGCGAACCGATCTCACTTGAAGTTATGGGTAGTTTCATCTTGTTTCGGGGTTGAAACGATAGTAGGAGCGTCCTTGGTATCTTGGGTTCCGGTCTCGTGCagtgcctgcaagatgaactccgggccaagggggggggtccccgaggcggagcctccgacgctcaagtcagtacaattgatgtataaaatgaggtgtttaggggagagagagtagggtggcttctctagggttagagaatgaccccttttaccttgccctttgaggggtatatatagtgccttgttgggcctttgaggccttgtaagtgatattgggcttgagtggattttattggctttgagttaaaatggtgggcccattttaacaccccaacaaatgccccccagacccaattctatttgaaaaatgggttgggttttgattttgatcactTCCAAGTGAAAGTCAATTTCAGCTCAGAATTTTaacctcggctcggattgtaacatcggttcgagttgtaatctcggctcggattttaccttcggtttttaccttcggatttttaccttcggctcggttttatccttcggatttttaccttcggatttttaccttcggctcggttttatccttcggatttttaccttcggctcggttttatccttcggatttttacctttggattttaccttcggctcggactgtaacatcgattcgagttgtaatctcggagcgatttttaacctcgctcttcaaatccggagatctgtttaagaacgtgcttctaaaatcggctcggattgtaacatcggttcgagttgtaatctcggagcggctttttaccttcggctcggattgtaacatcgattcgagttgtaatctttgagcggtttttaacctcgttcttcaaatccggagatctgtttaagaacgtgcttctaaaatcggctcggattgtaacatcggttcgagttgtaatctcggagcggctttttaccttcggatttttaccttcggatttttaccttcggctcggttttatccttcggattttaccttcggctcggactgtaacatcgattcgagttgtaatctcggagcgatttttaacctcgctcttcaaatccggagatctgtttaagaacgtgcttctaaaatcggctcggattgtaacatcggttcgagttgtaatctcggagcggctttttaccttcggctcggattgtaacatcgattcgagttgtaatcattgagcgatttttaacctcgttctttaaatccggagatctgtttaagaacgtgcttctaaaattggctcggattgtaacatcggttcgagttgtaatctcggagcggctttttaccttcggattttaccttcggctcggttttatccttcgtaTTTTttccttcggctcggttttatccttcggattttatccttcggatttttaccttcggctcggttttatccttcggacgAATTAACCTCGACAACGAGCTTCGGCATTGAGCCCGGGAGCTTCGGCACTGAGCTTGGCCTCTGTATCGACCACTCAAGGTGATGAGGTGAGCTGCTAGACTCTTTTCTTTGTCTTTCATATTCTGTTGCTTTAAGGAGCATTAATTTGACATTTTGGCTCCAAATTGGCGAAACTATTTCCACATTTGTTGGAGTACCGATTGGTATCCAATTTGCTGGGCATTGGTTTACCGTCTTTAAGCAACAAACAGTAGGATTTCATTTGAGATCTTATAAAAGAGTTTCTTTTATAGTTTATTGCTGCTAAACTTCATCTCGTATAATCATTCTCAAAGCTAAGTTTTTTGTGTGGCTCTGTAAGATGTGAGACCCAACTTAATCCAATACCTTTTTCAAGTTTGGGACAGTTGGAGATGCTCGGATTTTGGTAGAGCTCGCTGGGGTTTTTTACCCATTTTGTGTGGTTGAACACGGTGGCCATAAAAGAGTGGATCTTTATGGGTTATTGTACTtctctccccacagacggcgccaaattgtttcggGGTTGAAACGATAGTAGGAGCGTCCTTGGTATCTTGGGTTCCGGTCTCGTgcggtgcctgcaagatgaactccgggccaatgggggggtccccgaggcggagcctccgacgctcaagtcagtacaattgatgtataaaatgaggtgtttaggggagagagagtagggtggcttctctagggttagagaatgacccattttaccttgccctttgagggatatatatagtgccttgttgggcctttgaggccttgtaaatgatattgggcttgagtggattttattggcttttgagttaaaatggtgggcccattttaacaccccaacacATCTTATTCTTggtcatgggtagggtctgGTTGCTAGAGAGTTGCGCTTTCGTCATTTTGATCGGGGTTTTCTATGGTCAGGGTGTCGGCTGGTTTTAAAGTTAAAGTCACCACCTCTTTTAATTTGATTTGGACTGCTTGGACCGAGTCTCGCCTTAATCGTTTCTCCCGTTCTTTCTGTGAGGCTTCTACATGGAGGTGGTCCGTCTATATAAGGTTTTCCCAGCCTTATTCGATTTCCCGGATACTTCCTGGTTTGTTACCTTCCCTATTTTGTTTTTATGTTAATTATTGTTTTAGGTTGTTTTAAGTTGGCTTTGGTTTATGGTTGGCTCATTTGAGCTTCAATGttcttgttattgttgttgtattGTCCATGTGTTATTAATGTTGTGGTTATTTCCCAAATTGTTAGGGTTTAGTGTGGGTTTGCTGGTCCTGATTAGCTGAGGTAAAGATCTAGGGATATTGTTAGTATTAGCCCTTTTAAGGTTAAGGGGTAGGTTTGGGAGCGAGGTTTCGAAATCAAAATTTTGGTTCCTAACTATGTTGTTGTCTGCCACCTATGATTTGTGGGGGTATAACTTGCAGGATGGCGGGAGATTTCAAAGGAGATCCATTGAAATTCTCAAGACAACGTTTGATTTTTATTGTTTGGTTTAGTTGTAGGGGTTTCTTTCTATTGTGATTTCTAGAAGCTACATCTTTAGCCTTGTGTTTGGCTATAGCTTGTATGATGTCGTGTCTTGTGATGGATATTCCGGCCCTCGTTTTATTTCAAATCTTAAAGAAGCTCAGCCAGTTGAGGGAAGCAAGTTCCTCTCGGCTCTTTGGTTAGACATTCTCTTAACTAGAAGATGTCTCGTTGTGAGTTACTACGGAATGTAACTTGTGGTCCAACCCAAGATGTTTGTCTTTCGTTAGGGCCTTGAGATAGCGAGTTTAAAATCTCGTCGTGTGTGTTATGGAAATCTTTCGTTATGAAGGTCTTATGGTTTTCTTTATGCTTCTATTTTTCGATTCCAGTTACCTCTCTTTTCGCGCTTTCCCTCGGTGATGTTAGCTGGTCGTGACATTTTCAAGGTGTTGGCAATCACCATGTAAAGGTTAATGTTTCTTATCTTATAAGTTCAAGTCCCAGATGTGGTATGCCAAAAATTCTTAATATGCATCTTGTTGTAAttcttttattttagtttaatagtttaagttGTTACCTTTTTTCGTCGAATCACCttattgttaaaaaaaaaaaatattaaactaTTGTTAAATACAAAATGTTAGAATCTTTACTTCACATAAAGTATGCTATCTGAGTTTCACTTTGATGGAGAATCAAGGGCTGGCCACGTGGTAGTGATTTAAAGCGCTCCTTGCACCTTTGTGATAAGAGTTAGATTCTCACCCCTTGCAAGAGGAATTCTTATATTTCCCCTCTTTGCAAGGGAAGCTTCACTTACCAATAAAGAAAAAATGTTCCATTGCATTATGGTTGTGGGTCAGGTCGGCCGAAACCTGACCCGACAAGAAAGAAGTCGACCCGACTTGAACACAAAAAAGCACGGCCTGACTTTAGCACGAAGTCGTGAGCCCGACTTGGgtattattttttgaaaaaaatccgACAAGACACCACATGACCGGATGTATGACAAAGCactaaattttataaaattagGCACAAGCATGAGCCTTATATTAAAAATTCTACCCGGACCGACCCGAATTGGATACAAAAAAGCACGGCCTGACTTTAGCACGAAGTCGTGATCCTAACTTGAGtatcattttttgaaaaaagcacgacaagacaCAACATGATCCGATGTATAACAAATAGGGATGACAatgggtcggatctggaccTGGTCCCGACAGGATCCAGACCCAGACCCGCTTTTTAAGAGCTGGATCGAGATCCGAGCCAGATCCGTTGAGTCTAAAAAAATCAGATCCAGACCCAAATCCACTGGGTCTAATGGGTCTAGGGTCGGATCTGGGTCCTAAATTAGTCTAAGCGTatttcttttccaaaaaaatttgTCCCTCATTTTTCTTATATTACGTAATTTTTTTGCCCATTTTTTGTATGTAAACGTAACGTTGCTTTAATAAGACCACTAAATatggaatattcgttaattttgtttaggaaaAAAATCATATTAGCCTGTAATACAATAAGTATTTAAAGTTTCTAATATTATTATGTATATTTCACGTCaaacaatttttaaatagtttagTATCATAAGAATTAAGAACTGAATAAAGTTTAGCACGTAAAGattgaattatatttaaattttaatatattttttgaaaaattataGATATGGGTCTGTGGGTCGGATTTGGACCGGATCTGGATCTTTAAATTTTGGACCCGGATCCAGATTCGTCCCATTGAACAAAGACCCAGATCCGCCCCAGATCCACAGGGTCTAATTCTTTTGGACCCAGGCCCTTACAAATGGACCAGGTCTAACCGGATCTGAATCGGATCTtggacccattgccatccctaataACAAAGCACTAAATTTTGTAAAATTAGGCACATGCATGAGCCCTATTTTAAAATTTCTACCTGGACCGACCCGATACAGAGTGTttaatttgcttgtaacttttagatCTTTAGGAGCCAATAGGAACTATTTTGTGTAAATACACTATTATACATgtattgtattttattttattttgcttGTTTTCTACACAGAGCTAAGTCCATCTCTCATAATTTTCATGCCAAGTTAAGTGACCACGTCAATAGAAAAGGTTGGATGTCCGCTTatccaaaaaagaaaatgacCACGTCAATAGAAAACTAGTACAACATCACAACCTCTTCACCAACCCGTGTCATCACTATCATCAAAGTCTCACACGGAGTAAATGGAGCAAGAGTAAAAAGCTTCCACCAAATCTAATATTTAGACATAGGGggtgtttgattaggagaggtTTGAAGGAAAAAGAACTTTTTGTGGTGAATTATAGGTTTGACTTTTAGAAAAAGTGCTTAAGTGCACACCACCAAGTTGAATAGTTGCTCGATGTTTATGCACggaaaaagagaaaagagaattGAAGCAGCAAGGGACAAGGTCTTAGCATGGACCTTACAGCCCCTGTATCGCCCTTTAGTAGGTGAGAATGGCGGTGTGGCACGAACCATGcgaattattatttaaaaaatttagACCAGGACCAACACAGAGTTGATTTGGCGCGAATAGAGCCCGTCTAAGCCCACTCCTGAGTCAACCCGGCCCACGGCTGTATTTACTTCGGGATACCAAATTTCTTTAGTAtttcatcctcatcctcatcctcatcctcatcctcatcctcatcctcgGTAAGAGGAGTACTCCTTATTCCTTAACATTCTAGGCCATTCATGTACATTCTATTAGCTAGTAGAAAATACTACTCCGCATACCAGATCATACTTATGATTGGTAACAAATATTGTAACATTCCCTAAAAATAATATATGTACACTAAAATCGTAGAGAAGAGAGTAATGTTAAGTAATATTATAACCACCCCCGGttaataaaaaagtaaaaatgaAAACTTGAAAAGACATTCACAAAAATGGAATAGGGACGGGGAAGTAAATGTCATAAGTCATAACCCACAACATTACAATAATTTAAAAGGTAAAAGTCCCCTAAAAGAAGGGTAAAGCAGGAATTAACATAGCATTAATTAGTTAAATTGACTATGATTGAAAGGCAGGCAAAGGAAGGCATAGTCCATTGTGACGACAATAAACAAGATATCTTACAAGCTagcaattttaaaaaaaagatgtAGATAGTTATTAGTAAGTAGAGTATAACTAGTCCCCTTAGCATGTGGAGTACTCCGTACAAATATTAGGAGTAAATACATAAATAAGTACTCCGTAAATAAGAAAGGCGTGGAATTATTTATTGGGCTTGTGTTTGTTTCCTTTGACACACGATTTTACGAATTGCTTCAAACCGGACTTCTTATGGGTTTGTGGAGACCGAGACTTGTTCTCATCTTGTGAATGTTTGTCCTGCTTTTCGGCATCCATCTCTTGTTCAAGCTGCATGCATAGCTGACCCATTATATATTTAGTTTCTTTAATCTTTAAATTAATTACTACTTGTATAAAATATAATTTggaaatacatatatatatataccttgAGAAGGCGGTGTTCGATGAGGGAAACCCTATCAAGAAGGGTGCCTTTGTGCTCCGTTTCAACAATGACGTCATCAATGGGACGGCAATGCAACTTGTCTCGGCTCCTTGGAGAAAAGAAATCAAGGGAAGACGCATGTCCGTCGCTGTTACGGGCCGTCCCACTAGATGGTGTGGATGGTGATGAAGATCTGttgctattattattattattattattattggaagACCCTCTTATGTTCTCCAAATGCCTCATCTACGtacaaattcaataaaaataataccaaattaataaattacagTTGAAAATACTTAATGTAATTGATTTCAAGAGTATAGACAAAGACATACCAAGTTATCAAGACGATCAAGCCTACAAAGAATGGGCTCTTGTGTTACCACTGCCATTACTATAAATTAATTCACCTGTTTGCTTCAGTTGCACTCGGTGGTTTCCTACAAGATATGAAGATGATCGGTGTATGTTTATAAGTAGAATAGTAGATAGATATTGTACATAACATACGTGGGACTATATATAAACCactaattttcagattcaaGGATGTATTGCCACGCGTCCCTAATAGGACAGCTACCTTCCTTGATATAACAACACGTTggaacttggaacttggaagCTCTAATTACTAATTAGCGAGTATATCTTCTCCATATACACAAACAGACTC
This sequence is a window from Spinacia oleracea cultivar Varoflay chromosome 1, BTI_SOV_V1, whole genome shotgun sequence. Protein-coding genes within it:
- the LOC110777833 gene encoding uncharacterized protein isoform X2, translating into MAVVTQEPILCRLDRLDNLMRHLENIRGSSNNNNNNNNSNRSSSPSTPSSGTARNSDGHASSLDFFSPRSRDKLHCRPIDDVIVETEHKGTLLDRVSLIEHRLLKLEQEMDAEKQDKHSQDENKSRSPQTHKKSGLKQFVKSCVKGNKHKPNK
- the LOC110777833 gene encoding uncharacterized protein isoform X1, encoding MAVVTQEPILCRLDRLDNLMRHLENIRGSSNNNNNNNNSNRSSSPSTPSSGTARNSDGHASSLDFFSPRSRDKLHCRPIDDVIVETEHKGTLLDRVSLIEHRLLKLCMQLEQEMDAEKQDKHSQDENKSRSPQTHKKSGLKQFVKSCVKGNKHKPNK